The Apibacter raozihei DNA segment TGTATGTAGGCATTTGAGTCATTACTTTGTCTGATTTCCAATTTATTAGATAATTTCTTTTTAATATTCTGTGAAGTAAATACAATTCCTTTAATAGAGTTCACATTAAATCGCCTGTTATGCATATAGGGAGAAGTAAAATCCGTTGAATTCATAGTTACAGTTAGAGTGTCCGATGGTAAATTCAAAACGTATTTGTTTGCTCGTTCTACATTGCTTGAATAATTACTTACTAAAAATGAGAAGGCAAAAACAGGTGTTATAATCAGCGATGTAAGCCATATAAAAAGTAAAGTTATTGATGCAGCCATATTTAACTTTATTATTTTTTTTCTTGTTATCAATCTTAGTCCGAATAATATCAAATAAAAACAAGAGATAACTATAAATAAGCCACATAAAATAATCATAGTGTATAACTGCCAAGGTGAATCAAACACAAAATCCATGAGATGATAAGGACTATTACTTTCATAAATATCGGACAAGGTTCCGATGATATATGCAAATAATAATAAAAAGCCTATCAGCAAACATATCACCCCCGCAATCATGGAAATTATGTTGACTATCAGTTTAAATAAAGTTTCTAAAAAATGTCCTATTCCATTGCTTGCTTTTGAAATATTATTTTTAATTTTCCCTGATTGCTCAACTAGTTCTTCTTTATTAACATATTCTTTAATTGAATCAAAGTTAATCGGCTTTCCTTTCATTTTCAATTTATCTGAAGTTGTTTTGGCCTTAGGTATTACTATTAAAAGAACAATATATCCTAATATAATAGTTGGCACCAGTCCTTCAGATAGCCACCCTGAGAAAAATAATAATAAAACCATCGCTAATCGTAACCAAATGGGCTGGATTCCAAAAAAATGGGAGATCCCGCTACAAACTCCTCCTATAATTTTATCATTAACATCTCTAAATAATTGTCTCTGATAAAATTTACCTTTTTCTGCATGATCTGAATTTTGTTCTTTACTGGAAGTGTTTGAGTAGTCGGTACCTTCATCTTCTGAATTGTATTGTTCGGGTGTCCCCATAATACTAATCATTTTATCTACATCTATATCATCTATAACTTGTCTATGAATACCTAACCATTCAGTAAATAATTCAGCAATACGTGTTTCTACATCTTTCAATATTTCTTCAGTTTCATCCTCTGCCGTATTCAAAGAATTTTTCACTTCAATTAAATATTGATGTAGTTTACTATAAGCATCTTCTTCAATAAAAAAAGATCTGCCACCTAAACTTATTGATATTGATTTATTCATGATTTTTTGTATCTGTACTTTTAGTTATAATATTTACTGAGTGGGTTAATTCTCCCCAAGTCTGAGCTAATTCTTTTAAAAAATTTTCACCTTTGGGAGTAATTGCATAATACTTTCTTGGAGGACCTGAAGTGGATTCTTCCCAACGATAAGTTAAAAATTCAGCATTTTTAAGCCTGGTTAAAAGTGGATAGAGTGTACCTTCTACAACGATAAGCTGCCCTTTTTTAAGCGCATCAATCAAGTCAGATACGTAAGCATCGCCTCTTTTTATAATGCTTAGAATACAATATTCTAAAACACCTTTACGCATCTGGGCCTTAATATTTTCAGTGTTCATTTAAAACTTTTAATTAAATAATACAGCAAATATAGTTATTATTTAGTATTATGCAATACAAAGTACTATTTTTTTTTACTATTATTTTAAAATTAATATTCATACTTTTGTAACAATTATTAAAAAATACTTTATCTATTAATT contains these protein-coding regions:
- a CDS encoding PspC domain-containing protein, whose amino-acid sequence is MNKSISISLGGRSFFIEEDAYSKLHQYLIEVKNSLNTAEDETEEILKDVETRIAELFTEWLGIHRQVIDDIDVDKMISIMGTPEQYNSEDEGTDYSNTSSKEQNSDHAEKGKFYQRQLFRDVNDKIIGGVCSGISHFFGIQPIWLRLAMVLLLFFSGWLSEGLVPTIILGYIVLLIVIPKAKTTSDKLKMKGKPINFDSIKEYVNKEELVEQSGKIKNNISKASNGIGHFLETLFKLIVNIISMIAGVICLLIGFLLLFAYIIGTLSDIYESNSPYHLMDFVFDSPWQLYTMIILCGLFIVISCFYLILFGLRLITRKKIIKLNMAASITLLFIWLTSLIITPVFAFSFLVSNYSSNVERANKYVLNLPSDTLTVTMNSTDFTSPYMHNRRFNVNSIKGIVFTSQNIKKKLSNKLEIRQSNDSNAYIQIINSASGKTEAQALKNLSEISYNYNSNNNVLNLDSYFLLPKNAKFREQQIELVLFLPKNKYLKTHNVKKVIYNEHDEHNIFIINDNLSNKVFKFADDNLECINCSEFENEISDSQSETNISINRDGIKIRSKK
- a CDS encoding PadR family transcriptional regulator — encoded protein: MNTENIKAQMRKGVLEYCILSIIKRGDAYVSDLIDALKKGQLIVVEGTLYPLLTRLKNAEFLTYRWEESTSGPPRKYYAITPKGENFLKELAQTWGELTHSVNIITKSTDTKNHE